CCACAACATCATCTCCTTGAACAATTTGTATCTTAACTAAACATAAAGAATTGCTCTGACTGAGATTTCGCGGCCTTTAAGGTAGTTTCCTCTTCTGTAATCTAAATTATAAAAACTTATTTAAAAATTTTAGATTACACCATTTTTGCAAAAGACGCATGCTCTTCGCGTTCCGCTTTTAATTTTTCGATTACACCGTCTTACCAAGCGCTTGCCCTTCGCGTTCGGCTTTCCGCCCCCAGTAAGTTGCAAGTGCCGATCCTGTAAGGTTATGCCAAACGCTGAATATTGCCCCCGGAATGGCAGCAATCGGATCAAGGTACGCAAGCGCCAAGGTCATGGCCAAACCTGAATTCTCCATGCCGATTTCGAATGTTATGCCTTTGGCCTGGAAGAGATTCATCCCTGCTGCACGGGAACCTAGATACCCCAGTAGCAGACCAACAGCGTTATGCATTGCTACCGCTACGAAAGCCATTACCGCAACGCTTGCCAAACGGTTAGCGTTAACCGCCGTGCCGGCAATGATAATCAAAAGAAGCATAAAAGTCGATAGTCCCGGCAGGTAAGGCTTTATTTTATCAATAGTTTTTGTCGCCCCCATATTGAACGCAATACCTAGACCTACCGGCAGAAGAACCATCTTAGCGATGTCAACCAGCATTGCGCCGGCGTTGACCGGAACGATAGATCCTGCTAACAGCAGAAACATGGCAGGTGTAATGAATGGCGCCAAAACCGTAT
The sequence above is a segment of the Veillonellales bacterium genome. Coding sequences within it:
- a CDS encoding bile acid:sodium symporter family protein — its product is MLKLFGILTRFFPVWIILFVLLSYTSPEPFKVLPKYVPYFLGAVMLFMGLTMKLDDFKLVFKQPKNVIAGIILRYMIMPFVGFGVAKALGLPPALAAGLILVGCCPSGVASNVMTFLSRGDTALSITVSSFNTVLAPFITPAMFLLLAGSIVPVNAGAMLVDIAKMVLLPVGLGIAFNMGATKTIDKIKPYLPGLSTFMLLLIIIAGTAVNANRLASVAVMAFVAVAMHNAVGLLLGYLGSRAAGMNLFQAKGITFEIGMENSGLAMTLALAYLDPIAAIPGAIFSVWHNLTGSALATYWGRKAEREGQALGKTV